In Sorghum bicolor cultivar BTx623 chromosome 10, Sorghum_bicolor_NCBIv3, whole genome shotgun sequence, one genomic interval encodes:
- the LOC8065609 gene encoding pre-mRNA-splicing factor syf2, whose amino-acid sequence MGREGVVAGPAAEGSKSRPECINSSNPYHECSDYCLRKIAEARQRLDDELPDSWKRPPEQRTVHPDCINASNPYHECSDYCFRRIADAKSGLERGEGQPPADVATAAGTSDAAEQQRPEDNDADKQEGAGADDGYLQMTEKQKKLFELRLKMNEARKANQQAMVAEKKRMEPRGESRGVSKQKWLDDRKKKIGKLLDSNGLDMSKAYMLDTQETAETKYKKWEKEPAPYGWDVFNQKTLYDAYKKRTKNIEVDMEAYNKAKEADPEFYRDASSLQYGKVSNVPEENIDKMVKELKEREEKRKSFSRRRKFNEDKDIDSINDRNEHFNKKIERAFGKYTLEIKNNLERGTALPD is encoded by the exons ATGGGGAGGGAGGGCGTGGTGGCGGGGCCGGCGGCGGAGGGTAGCAAATCGCGGCCGGAGTGCATCAACTCGTCCAACCCGTACCACGAGTGCTCCGACTACTGCCTCCGCAAAATCGCCGAGGCCAGGCAGCGCCTCGACGACGAGCTCCCCGACTCGTGGAAGCGCCCGCCAGAGCAACGCACCGTCCACCCGGACTGCATCAACGCCTCCAACCCCTACCACGAGTGCTCCGACTACTGCTTCAGGCGCATCGCCGACGCCAAATCCG GGCTCGAGCGTGGGGAGGGACAGCCACCAGCTGATGTGGCCACCGCTGCTGGCACGTCCGATGCTGCGGAGCAGCAGCGACCTGAAGATAATGACGCCGACAAACAGGAGGGCGCAGGCGCGGATGATGGTTATCTGCAGATGACCGAAAAGCAGAAGAAGCTGTTCGAGCTGCGGCTTAAGATG AACGAAGCGCGGAAAGCGAATCAGCAGGCAATGGTTGCCGAGAAGAAAAGGATGGAGCCTCGCGGTGAGAGCCGAGGTGTTTCTAAGCAGAAGTGGCTAGACGACAGGAAGAAGAAGATCGGGAAGCTGCTGGACTCCAATGGGCTTGATATGTCGAAGGCATACATGCTCGATACGCAGGAGACGGCAGAAACCAAGTACAAGAAATGGGAGAAGGAACCTGCTCCATATGGGTGGGATG TTTTCAATCAAAAGACCTTGTATGATGCATACAAAAAGAGGACCAAGAATATAGAAGTCGACATGGAGGCTTACAATAAAGCCAAGGAAGCTGACCCTGAATTCTACCGTGACGCCTCAAGTCTCCAGTATGGGAAG GTATCCAATGTCCCAGAAGAAAACATTGACAAAATGGTCAAGGAACTCAAGGAGAGGGAAGAGAAGCGGAAATCGTTCAGCAGGAGGCGCAAGTTCAATGAAGACAAGGATATTGACTCGATCAACGACCGGAATGAGCACTTCAACAAGAAGATTGAGCGTGCCTTTGGCAAGTACACGCTCGAGATCAAGAACAACCTGGAAAGAGGTACTGCCTTGCCAGACTAA
- the LOC8064977 gene encoding calcium and calcium/calmodulin-dependent serine/threonine-protein kinase isoform X1, with protein sequence MGLFHRVGCCTSHFLLPSVRHHVQHPHITLFICSLLSQFAPTVIIDKLLIQHMAMSKTESRKLSDDYEVADVLGRGGFSIVRRGVSKSEGKTQVAIKTLRRLGPAMNGMQQGSKGGLPMWKQVSISDALLTNEILVMRRIVENVAPHPNVIGLHDVYEDAHGVHLILELCSGGELFDRIVGRDRYSEFDAAAVIRQIARGLEALHKANIIHRDLKPENCLFSDKNEDSTLKIMDFGLSSVEDFSDPIVTLFGSIDYVSPEALSRQDVSAASDMWSVGVILYILLSGCPPFHAPTNREKQQRILQGEFSFQDHTWKTISSSAKELISRLLSVEPYKRPTASDLLGHPWVIGDWAKQDLMDAEVISKLQRFNARRKLRAAAIASVLSSKVALRTKRLRNLLGTHDLSSEELDNLRAHFARICADGENATLAEFEQVLKAMKLESLVPLAPRVFDLFDNNRDGTVDMREILCGLSSLRNSRGDDALRLCFQMYDADRSGCISKDELASMLRALPEDCLPGDITEPGKLDEVFDEMDANGDGKVSFDEFKAAMQKDSALQDVVLSSLRPPAPGQ encoded by the exons ATGGGTTTATTCCATCGTGTTGGTTGTTGCACATCTCACTTTCTTCTACCGTCAGTCCGTCACCATGTTCAGCACCCCCACATTACTCTATTTATATGCTCTCTACTCTCTCAGTTTGCTCCTACAGTAATCATAGACAAGCTACTTATACAACATATG GCAATGTCCAAGACAGAGAGCAGAAAGTTGTCCGATGACTATGAAGTTGCGGATGTTCTAGGCCGAGGCGGGTTCTCGATAGTGAGGAGAGGAGTGAGCAAATCAGAGGGGAAGACCCAGGTCGCCATAAAGACCTTGCGAAGGCTTGGCCCAGCCATGAACGGGATGCAGCAAGGGTCAAAGGGTGGCCTTCCGATGTGGAAGCAGGTATCCATCTCTGACGCCTTGCTCACCAACGAGATTCTCGTCATGAGGAGGATAGTTGAGAACGTCGCACCACATCCCAACGTCATAGGCCTGCATGATGTGTATGAGGATGCGCATGGCGTGCACCTGATCCTGGAGCTGTGCTCTGGTGGTGAACTGTTTGATAGGATAGTGGGGCGTGACCGGTACTCGGAGTTCGATGCAGCAGCTGTCATTCGTCAGATTGCTAGGGGATTGGAGGCTCTTCATAAGGCAAACATCATACACAGGGACTTGAAGCCAGAGAACTGCCTCTTCTCCGACAAGAATGAAGATTCCACGTTGAAGATCATGGATTTTGGTTTAAGTTCTGTCGAAGATTTCAGCGACCCAATTGTGACTCTGTTTGGGTCGATAGATTATGTTTCGCCAGAAGCTCTCTCGAGGCAAGATGTTTCAGCTGCAAGTGATATGTGGTCTGTTGGTGTAATTCTATATATCCTATTATCTGG ATGCCCGCCAtttcatgcaccaaccaatcgaGAAAAGCAGCAAAGGATACTGCAA GGAGAATTCAGTTTCCAGGACCATACATGGAAAACAATATCTTCATCAGCGAAAGAATTGATTTCCAGGCTTCTTTCTGTTGAGCCTTACAAGAGGCCAACAGCAAGTGAT CTTCTGGGGCATCCTTGGGTGATTGGAGACTGGGCAAAGCAAGACCTCATGGACGCAGAGgtcatatcaaagctgcagagGTTCAATGCTAGAAGGAAACTGCGGGCAGCAGCAATCGCAAGCGTCCTCAGCAGCAAGGTGGCGTTGAGGACAAAAAGGCTGAGGAACCTTTTGGGAACACATGACCTGAGCTCAGAGGAGCTAGACAATCTGCGGGCTCATTTCGCACGAAT ATGCGCGGACGGCGAGAACGCGACGCTGGCGGAGTTCGAGCAGGTGCTGAAGGCGATGAAGCTGGAGTCGCTGGTCCCTCTGGCGCCGCGCGTGTTCGACCTGTTCGACAACAACCGCGACGGCACTGTGGACATGAGGGAGATCCTGTGCGGGCTGTCCAGCCTCCGCAACTCCCGCGGCGACGACGCGCTCCGGCTCTGCTTCCAG ATGTACGACGCCGACCGGTCTGGGTGCATCAGCAAGGACGAGCTGGCGTCGATGCTGCGA GCGCTGCCCGAGGATTGCCTGCCGGGAGACATCACGGAGCCCGGGAAGCTGGACGAGGTGTTCGACGAGATGGACGCCAACGGCGACGGCAAGGTGAGCTTCGACGAGTTCAAGGCGGCGATGCAGAAGGACAGCGCGCTCCAGGACGTCGTCCTCTCGTCCCtccggccgccggcgccggggcAGTAG
- the LOC8064977 gene encoding calcium and calcium/calmodulin-dependent serine/threonine-protein kinase isoform X2: MSKTESRKLSDDYEVADVLGRGGFSIVRRGVSKSEGKTQVAIKTLRRLGPAMNGMQQGSKGGLPMWKQVSISDALLTNEILVMRRIVENVAPHPNVIGLHDVYEDAHGVHLILELCSGGELFDRIVGRDRYSEFDAAAVIRQIARGLEALHKANIIHRDLKPENCLFSDKNEDSTLKIMDFGLSSVEDFSDPIVTLFGSIDYVSPEALSRQDVSAASDMWSVGVILYILLSGCPPFHAPTNREKQQRILQGEFSFQDHTWKTISSSAKELISRLLSVEPYKRPTASDLLGHPWVIGDWAKQDLMDAEVISKLQRFNARRKLRAAAIASVLSSKVALRTKRLRNLLGTHDLSSEELDNLRAHFARICADGENATLAEFEQVLKAMKLESLVPLAPRVFDLFDNNRDGTVDMREILCGLSSLRNSRGDDALRLCFQMYDADRSGCISKDELASMLRALPEDCLPGDITEPGKLDEVFDEMDANGDGKVSFDEFKAAMQKDSALQDVVLSSLRPPAPGQ, from the exons ATGTCCAAGACAGAGAGCAGAAAGTTGTCCGATGACTATGAAGTTGCGGATGTTCTAGGCCGAGGCGGGTTCTCGATAGTGAGGAGAGGAGTGAGCAAATCAGAGGGGAAGACCCAGGTCGCCATAAAGACCTTGCGAAGGCTTGGCCCAGCCATGAACGGGATGCAGCAAGGGTCAAAGGGTGGCCTTCCGATGTGGAAGCAGGTATCCATCTCTGACGCCTTGCTCACCAACGAGATTCTCGTCATGAGGAGGATAGTTGAGAACGTCGCACCACATCCCAACGTCATAGGCCTGCATGATGTGTATGAGGATGCGCATGGCGTGCACCTGATCCTGGAGCTGTGCTCTGGTGGTGAACTGTTTGATAGGATAGTGGGGCGTGACCGGTACTCGGAGTTCGATGCAGCAGCTGTCATTCGTCAGATTGCTAGGGGATTGGAGGCTCTTCATAAGGCAAACATCATACACAGGGACTTGAAGCCAGAGAACTGCCTCTTCTCCGACAAGAATGAAGATTCCACGTTGAAGATCATGGATTTTGGTTTAAGTTCTGTCGAAGATTTCAGCGACCCAATTGTGACTCTGTTTGGGTCGATAGATTATGTTTCGCCAGAAGCTCTCTCGAGGCAAGATGTTTCAGCTGCAAGTGATATGTGGTCTGTTGGTGTAATTCTATATATCCTATTATCTGG ATGCCCGCCAtttcatgcaccaaccaatcgaGAAAAGCAGCAAAGGATACTGCAA GGAGAATTCAGTTTCCAGGACCATACATGGAAAACAATATCTTCATCAGCGAAAGAATTGATTTCCAGGCTTCTTTCTGTTGAGCCTTACAAGAGGCCAACAGCAAGTGAT CTTCTGGGGCATCCTTGGGTGATTGGAGACTGGGCAAAGCAAGACCTCATGGACGCAGAGgtcatatcaaagctgcagagGTTCAATGCTAGAAGGAAACTGCGGGCAGCAGCAATCGCAAGCGTCCTCAGCAGCAAGGTGGCGTTGAGGACAAAAAGGCTGAGGAACCTTTTGGGAACACATGACCTGAGCTCAGAGGAGCTAGACAATCTGCGGGCTCATTTCGCACGAAT ATGCGCGGACGGCGAGAACGCGACGCTGGCGGAGTTCGAGCAGGTGCTGAAGGCGATGAAGCTGGAGTCGCTGGTCCCTCTGGCGCCGCGCGTGTTCGACCTGTTCGACAACAACCGCGACGGCACTGTGGACATGAGGGAGATCCTGTGCGGGCTGTCCAGCCTCCGCAACTCCCGCGGCGACGACGCGCTCCGGCTCTGCTTCCAG ATGTACGACGCCGACCGGTCTGGGTGCATCAGCAAGGACGAGCTGGCGTCGATGCTGCGA GCGCTGCCCGAGGATTGCCTGCCGGGAGACATCACGGAGCCCGGGAAGCTGGACGAGGTGTTCGACGAGATGGACGCCAACGGCGACGGCAAGGTGAGCTTCGACGAGTTCAAGGCGGCGATGCAGAAGGACAGCGCGCTCCAGGACGTCGTCCTCTCGTCCCtccggccgccggcgccggggcAGTAG